In one window of Pseudochaenichthys georgianus chromosome 5, fPseGeo1.2, whole genome shotgun sequence DNA:
- the mfap2 gene encoding microfibrillar-associated protein 2, protein MRVLLLICMPALLLAQAQYQEPFPFLEDYGPDYFPESENPDSPPGTYQQQVRLQPVVRPESDLETEPTEPGPLDCREEQYPCTRLYSVHKPCKQCLNSLCFYSLRRVYVINKEVCVRTVCAHEELLRADMCRDQFSRCGVAALSGQCSSIGGSCGKSCGGC, encoded by the exons ATGAGAGTCCTCCTACTCATCTGCATGCCAG CCCTGCTGCTCGCCCAGGCTCAGTACCAGGAACCCTTTCCTTTTCTGG aGGACTATGGGCCGGATTATTTCCCAG AATCTGAAAATCCTGACTCTCCCCCTGGAACCTACCAGCAGCAGGTTCGCCTCCAGCCAGTGGTTCGTCCAG AGTCCGATCTGGAGACAGAGCCCACAGAGCCTGGCCCACTTG ACTGCAGAGAGGAGCAGTATCCCTGCACCAGACTCTACTCTGTTCACAAGCCATGCAAGCAGTGCCTGAACAGCCTCTGCTTCTACAG CTTGCGACGGGTGTACGTCATCAACAAAGAGGTTTGCGTGAGGACTGTGTGTGCACATGAAGAGCTGCTCAGAG cGGACATGTGTCGTGATCAGTTCTCTCGCTGCGGCGTGGCGGCGCTGAGCGGTCAGTGCTCATCGATAGGAGGAAGCTGCGGGAAGAGCTGCGGTGGCTGCTGA